The Candidatus Baltobacteraceae bacterium DNA window AAGTTTTCTCGCACGGCGTGGCGCGGCATCGCTATTGTCGCGATCGCGGGCATACTCGTGTTTGCCGGATACGAGCTTTTCGAGCAGCCCGGCAATCAGATTTTCGGGCCGACCGTAACGCATGGGCCGCTCAACGAAAAGGTCGTAGCGCTCACGTACGACGACGGGCCTAACCCGCCGTATACCGATGAGATTCTCACCGTGCTCGAACGCGAGCACGTCCGCGCGACGTTCTTTCTCGTAGGGCGCGCGGTTCGCGCCTATCCGGCAACCGCGAAACGCGAAGTGCTCGACGGCGACGCCATCGGAAACCATACGTGGGATCACGCACATCTAATCGTGATGCGGCGCAGCCAAATACACGCGTCGCTGCGGCGAACCGACGCAGCCATCTATGCCGCGACCGGCGTCCATACGACGCTCATGCGTCCGCCGTACGGCGCGCGCGATTGGCCCGTCATGCAGGTCGCGCACAAGCTCGGTTACACGGTCGTAATGTGGTCGGTTCCGTTGGCGATGGATTGGGAGTACCCGCCCGCGGCGGTCATCGCCCGACGCGTTTTGAAATACGTCAAGGATGGCTCGATCTTCGTGCTGCACGACGGCAACCGCGGGCAGCTCTGCGCCTTGCGGCACCTCAACCCGCACGTCTGCGATCGTAGCCAAGACGTGGAAGCGACGCGACTGATCGTCGAAACGCTCAAAGGGCAGGGCTACCGCTTCGTCACGATCCCCGAACTGATCGCGCTACGCAAGAGTACTACGCATATAACCGCCCCCGGAGGCGAATAAAACCGTCCGTATGCTCGCCGGCAGGATCGCGATGGGTCCAATGCACGATGGGTTCCCGGCCCGGATCGTGCACCATCTCGCCGCGCACGTCGATCCGATCGCCCGCTTGAACGGGCACGCGCGGCGCGAGCTTGACGTTATCGACGATCTCGACTGGCCCCGCGGCCGTTTGTGCGTCGAACGCCTCGTGCATCGCGTGCGTATGGGATCCATAGAAAAAATGGGGCGCGTCGAGAACCGTCGCCGCAAACGTCACCTCGGCCGGACGCGTCCCGGAATAGGCAGCCGCCAAATCCATCAATCTCATCCTCCGCAGCGACATTCACGCGCGTTTCGTCGCGTCGCTAGGTGCGCGTGCGAATCCGTGGTAGACTCGAACGTACTCGTCTCATGAGAACGATTCGAACCGCGCGATTACGCCTCACGCCGGTCACCGCGCAGAACGCCGATGCGTTGTGGGCCGTGCTTCAACAGCCGGACTTGCGGACGTTTCAGGATTTGCCGGCCGTTACTGCGAGCACGTTCGTCGGAATGGTCGCCCGTCGTCCACAGCGTTTGCGCCCGGGCCAGCCCGGCCGCTTCGAATGGCTCATCTACGGACACAAAATGCGCAAGCCGCTGGGCTGGGTATCGCTGCGCGTTCCCGAGCGCGAACGCTCCTGCGGTGAGATTGGCTACAGCATCGTGCGCGAGTCCCGCGGCCGCGGTATCGCCACCGAAGCCGTTCGGGCGCTGGTTGCCGAGGCATTCGAGCTGGCGGCGCTCGCTCGCGTAAAAGCCTATTGCGTTCCCGAAAACGCCGCGTCGCGGCGCGTGCTCGAACGCAGCGGTTTCGAAACCGACGGCCTGTTGTCCAACGGCGCATCGGTCAACGGCGAGCTCGTCGACGTGCTGGCGCACGTGCTCCCGCGCGAACGCTGGGCTCAATCGGGAAAGACGATCGAGATATCCGCGTCGGCATAACCCGCGTACTGCAGCGGTAAATCGCCGCGCAAGTAGGCGAGCA harbors:
- a CDS encoding DUF3465 domain-containing protein, with protein sequence MDLAAAYSGTRPAEVTFAATVLDAPHFFYGSHTHAMHEAFDAQTAAGPVEIVDNVKLAPRVPVQAGDRIDVRGEMVHDPGREPIVHWTHRDPAGEHTDGFIRLRGRLYA
- a CDS encoding GNAT family N-acetyltransferase, with the protein product MRTIRTARLRLTPVTAQNADALWAVLQQPDLRTFQDLPAVTASTFVGMVARRPQRLRPGQPGRFEWLIYGHKMRKPLGWVSLRVPERERSCGEIGYSIVRESRGRGIATEAVRALVAEAFELAALARVKAYCVPENAASRRVLERSGFETDGLLSNGASVNGELVDVLAHVLPRERWAQSGKTIEISASA
- a CDS encoding polysaccharide deacetylase family protein; protein product: MIGKKFSRTAWRGIAIVAIAGILVFAGYELFEQPGNQIFGPTVTHGPLNEKVVALTYDDGPNPPYTDEILTVLEREHVRATFFLVGRAVRAYPATAKREVLDGDAIGNHTWDHAHLIVMRRSQIHASLRRTDAAIYAATGVHTTLMRPPYGARDWPVMQVAHKLGYTVVMWSVPLAMDWEYPPAAVIARRVLKYVKDGSIFVLHDGNRGQLCALRHLNPHVCDRSQDVEATRLIVETLKGQGYRFVTIPELIALRKSTTHITAPGGE